Part of the Ctenopharyngodon idella isolate HZGC_01 chromosome 24, HZGC01, whole genome shotgun sequence genome, aaaatgagtgcagctggaagaaaacaaaactagaggtttTTCGCATATCTTGGAGAGCGAGCATGATTgtgtacagaaaggccttaaaaactgctagatctgattatttttcaaccctcttagaagaaaacaaacacaaccctaggtatttatttgatacagtggctaaattaatgagaaataaagcttcaaccccagatgtttccaaactgcacagcagtaatgactttatgaactttttaacttacaagattgataatattagagagaaaattataactatGCAACCGTCTACGACAGTATCAcctcagacagtgcattgtactgtccctgaggaaaaactccattcattcattgctataggagaggaagaattgtctaaactcgttaaatcatctaaatcaacaacatgtatgttagaccttataccgactaagctattgaaagagatgcttccagaggtcatagatcctcttctaaatatcattaattcatttttgtcattaggatacgtacagAAAAacctggctattattaaacctcttgttaaaaaaaacgcAACTTGATCCTacagaattagtcaattacaggccaatctcgaatctaccttttctgtcaaagatactagaaaaggcagtatcctcACAACTATgctcctttttagaaagaaatcgtatctgtgaggatttccagtcaggatttagactgtACCATTGTACTGAAATGgatctcattagagttacaaatgatttgcttttACCATCGGGTCGTGGcttctctattagtgttactggatcttagtgctgcatttgacactatcgaccacaacattcttttgaatagacttgaaaattatgttggcattagtggaattgcattggcatgattcaaatcatacttatctgaccgttatcagtttgtagaagtaaacgaagagatgtcacaTCGATCACAAGCtcagtatggagtaccgcaaggctcagcactaggaccgttgctgttcactttGTACATGCTActcttgggagatatcattaggaagcatggcattagttttcactgttaagCTGATGattagggctgcaactaacgattattttgataatcgattagttggccgattattttttcacactgtcattaatcctaattttatttatttttattttaacagtctCTGTTCTTATTGACTGTAATTGggcatcttaaaaaaaacaacaactatgaAGTGTTTTACTTTTTCCTGCCTTTCTTGTTAAACAGTAAAATCAAAAATTggataacaacaataaatatattgtagctttagaaatactgctgtaactaaagagcttacacatactggtggattaaccattacagaaacatgaaaaaatgattttagcacCAATACTGATAGTTTAGGCTGCCCTGACCTGTGGCACAAACCTTACATTGGGTATCAGATGTCTAATAACTTTAGCACTGTATATAGTGAATATAGTTTAAATCTCTActctacattaaaaattaagatggtaataaagataataaagtaaaacacaaactcagtgtTAACCAACAGGATACAtaagataaatgtttttcagGAACACACATATTCACTCTGGACACAATCACCtcttactgtcatttctttatcctgtaaatataggctataagaaatgtcttacatttatattcaattacatgttgttatccctttacagttactactctcataaaatacttgaatgacatgttgatttttaaatctaaatttaacaacagatatttcagcaaaatgaatatccGTTGGCGCTCATTCAGTAAAGTTTGAAGTTCAACGCAGACTGTCAGGATAAGCCCTTATGCAAAATGGAAATGTAAATTTGAaacatttacagataaggatataGCCGTAGAATGAACGTTTTGCGCTGAGGACGCACATGCATCTGTCAAAGTGCCTGACAGGGCAAGCCATTAtgctaatgcattagcttgaagcttaatataaagaattatcatgTTTTGGGCAGCTTTGATCATGTACCTTTCCCGCAGCTGCTCAATCTGTTTCCTCCACAGATTGGCGGAAGTCTTCCGTGCACGGTGAGCAGACCTGGCTAATCGTTAATGAGAATCGTTGTCgatgattttcattatcgatTATCATCAATTTCATAGAATAGTTGTTGCATCCCtactgatgatactcagctctatattctTTGCGTCCTGACGAATCTTACCATGCaaagctgatataaaaaattggatgactatcaattattggaccaaatacctctgcacgtaataacctagaatactgtctaacacttgatggatgTTCTGTCAAGTCttgtcgtcagttaggaacctgggtgtgctctttgataccaatcttacatttgaaagccacatttctagcatctgtaaaaatgcatttttccatcttaaaaatgtatctaaatatatcatatgctctcaatgacaaatgcggaacagttagttcatgcgctCATGACCTGaaggctagattattgtaatgctctactcggtggttgccctgcacgcctaataaacaaactccagctggtccaatagcagcagctagagttcttactagaaccaggaagtatgaccacattagcccagttctgtcaacactgcaatgactccctattaaacatcgtataaattttaaaatcttgctaattacaaagcattaaatggtttagcttccttcatgtctattgcgatgtcaaaattctggccagttgataatacgtagaatatcaaaatcaaccgcaggcagtAGAttctagcattgttcgggaagcagacacactctgtcagtttaagtCTAGACTAAAAGCACATCTAAAAACCTACAAAATATCTATGTTTTAAGTCATGGTATGTAGTAACCAAATACAAACGTCTGCTAAACATTGTAAGATTAAGATCTGATTATAGCATCATCAGATGTtggtattttgtttgttttaagtcATGATATTAAGTAACCTAAACCCAATGTTTGCTGAACGTTGTAATGTCCACACAACAGTAAATTATTGATTCTATTTTGATGATTTGATGTTTTAATGACATTACTGATTCTGATCACTAAAAtctcaattattttatttagttatatgGAGTATTTTCATGGTAGATCCACAATGTATAGTAGGTGGTGGTATGTGATTTCAACACTAATCCGCCATTAAACCCAAAGAAGAAGATGTACCTGTTGTGCTCATTGACCATGGCTGCATCCTCGCAAAATCGCAtgcttccctactatatagtaggtgaaaaacagtatgtgacaaaagcagtatttccgaattcacagtactggtaaaagagtagacaaaaagtacccggatcaCCTACTTCTtccagtgagattctgaagtgtgcatatgatggacactagTATCctatgaggccacaggagaggatttgtgataagggcaacatggcaaatgtagtatTTCCAGATTACATTCACACTACACTACTTTTAGCTGTTGTTAAGTAACTACTTagtcaaaataagtacctactcaagagagtatgcaatttcagattaacaaaacgaaagaAAACGTGAGCTTTGCTTCATTGTGGTGCACTCCAAAGATCTAGGAAAGGAAACTGagacattctgcttgttttcattatttgagTGTCTTTTGTAAACGTATGAATGATGTCTTTCTTttacctgtatgaccataaattacggagtacagtttactgttttttggaaggaaaaaaaattccagtggtcgcgccggcgcctGCGCGCTCACACCCAAATTCTTGCATTGCTTATTTATATCGCTTGCAGcctgttaaacattaaaataaaatacagtcaaCCAAACATTTAAAACGGTACACTGCTCAATTCAAGTCTGTAAATCTGGCGTTTACCATCCGTGACCACCACCTCACTGTGCTGTTGCAatgctatctcacgaccaattcatTCCTATAATTCATataggtggctaattcgtatgaattcatacaacaTTCGtgcgatttgtctaaaccccagtgatgggtaggtttaggggcggggtttggGGTAGGtcatttgtatgaattcatacgaatttgtcaactcgtaaaatatgtacgatttagcaaaaaacgtatgaattcgtatgatttagcaaaaaacgtatgaattcgtatgaattagccacctcgtaaactCTGAGTGAAGTACAAAGCTAAAcgttacataataaataatagtttagcatAGACCTACATCACGAAAATGGAAACAGTTGGATTCGTGCCGAATGAAAAGGTAGGcttcagattcactttaaattaattcatttcgCATCCTATTTTAATTTCTAATAGGCCTAAATAAACCTGTTTCTCGCTTTGAATATAGCAATAGAAGCTGGAAtggcgttaaaaaaaaaagcaaattttttattcatttaacttGATGTTTATATAGCCTGAACAGGCCAACTGTTAACTTTAGATGTTTTGTTGTGGAGTAAGGGCAAGTAAAATAGCCCTATTAGTATCCCCTTTATTAGTATTAATATCCCCTTACtagttttgttcataatttatgtttacaaacattataaacaaagctataggctaggctatttgtaaatattttactttatttactgGTAGGCctaatttacattatttctgaatgtaataaaaaatgcGATGTATACGCGACttatcttttttcctctcaggaaCAGTGTCGGTATTTTTAACCAtacagcaaacattttaaaatatcttgaaaaaatagGCCCTACTTTAATTTATAAACCGTTGATAGTTTTTCCTTTCgtttaataggtttacatttGGACAGAATCTTGTTATAAAAAACAACTGTAGGCCTATTACGGCAAATACAAGactctctttgttttttaataaataaaatgctgtaggctacgtattattattattagtagtagtagtagtagtaggctacatgcaaaaaaaaaaaaaaaaaaaaggtaaaaaataacgttattaacttattttttctAATCAAACCGATTTCAGAATGttaataatacagaaggaacgctggaacagaaacattaaaatactgattctgctcggagtgaaacgatgtaattttttttttttttttttttttaagccctGATTAAGAGGTTAAAAGTAAGTTAGGTATGCACCAAAAGAAGCCTCCCAATAAATTGCTAATccgacaggttttttttttttttttttttttttatcatttacaaACACCATACACATTTTGATTATAGACCAATATAAAAGATATATTGTAAAGAAATACATCTGAGCAAATTATTGTGTAGCATTCAGATTATTAATTAATGGGGTATATCTCTGACTGAAGGAAAAGAAGCAAGTAATTTTAGTTTGTCAGCGATAAAAAAGAAGTACAGCTGCTTCAGTTATCTCTTTGGAAGCACTCCATCCTGTATTAGTACCATAGCCATCCCAGTCGAAACTCGTAAAGTCCCCGCACTGTTTAGGGACCCCCTCAGGAAAGTGTCCACCTCCACCAATacagaactgcaaaaatatgagtacattaataacaacaaaacataccTATTTCCTCATATAACATTACAGTTGATTTACTTCTGTTGTAAATGTATTACTGTAAATGAATTTCCTCTTCATTTATACACTAAAGCATGAATTATTGCCTGTGGTGATCAGCAGCACTTCACAAATGCTGTTCATGAACATTGTTGTAAATAATCCATAATATTTGTTTAGCTCACATGTTCAGTGTGACAACCAGTTGGTTTAACGCCCGAACAAATTGCCATGGCTGCCTTTTCAGTATTGAAGACTCTGAATGTGATGAATCCAGGCTCaaatatttctgaaaaaaaacacagaatataTAATTGATGATGGTTTGTCATGATAGGTCCATGCACACAGAAtggcattcattcattcattaaagtgATTGGATCTCAACATGATGATGCTTTGTAAATAATAGGCCTACATCACAATCACTGAATAATACACAGATTTTATGACAGTCCGTCGATGTAGCtactttcttttaaaatatttgaaaaatattggcCCAAGAGGAATTGTGTTACTGAACACAGACTCACAACGACATAGAAATGAATATGAGAGTTTTattgaataataatattgaCAGTTCTTGGTTTGCAGGTGGTTGGAAGAGATTGTGGAAGACTGCAGCTGAAGCACACACATAGGTGAGGTGAGTGGAGAGTCGTTGGAGTCCGGAGGAGAAGATGCTGGAGATACAGAGGATCAGGAGAGACGATGGAGGAATAATGTATAAACAATCAAGAGGTAAGTGTAGCAGGTAAGTGCATCCTTCTCAAAATGAGACCAGACAATGTGCTAAGGTGAAgtatgtgcatttatttattctacTGTGGTGATGaggtgatgaggtgcaggtgattgTTGAGCGTGAGCAGGTGAGCAACAGgagggatgatgggaaatggagttcaGGGAAGGTGAGAGAGATGGTGACTGTGACAAATTGCTGTACCTCTTGAATTAGGTCCATACAGTTTTTTGGTAGAATCCACATTTCCAGTATCATACACTATTGGAATAGTAGGTCCATTATCAGTGTTGCAAGTCCCAATTCCAAACCTCACAGGGAATTTCTGGGAAAATTAAgataaaaattcagttttttacAAAACTGTAGGCTTTTGCCTTTAGCCTATATTtctttgaatatttaaaactcAAAGCTGCTGTCAAAGTTTGTCTGACCTTGAATAAATTGAGAAGGTTTCCTCCGTGTAGAGTTAAAAAGCGATTTTCAGTGTGGTATCTCAGGATGGAGGCAGTGCTCCAGTTTTCCAACGCCATATTATTAGGAACATGCCACACAGACACATCCTGTGCCGCAATTTCAAAGTATCCAGGATTCTATAACAGAAAGGAAACAGACTGTCAATAGTTATTGTagataaacatgttttaattgttgaatgtaataaaaaattacCTTATAATCATCACTTGTTGCGGCCTCTGCAGTTCCAAATGTGACTCTGTTTGCCCATGTTCCTTCACCATCAGGCCGGTTTGCGTTGCTGCCCTGCTCACTAGACCAGCGATCACCAACAGTACACTTTCCATACATGTTGTTTTCATGAACGCTAGCCACCAGCGTCCAGCCGCCGCCCGCAGTGGTCATATCACAAAACGTCTGGTAAAGGACCCCTCTTGGTGAGATCAGATAGTACAGGCCATCTGAATTAACAGAAGCATTGCTGAGTCACCTAAATTGAGTTGTTGCTTGAGataaaatatatacaggtgctggtcatataattagaatatcatcaaaaagttcatttttttattataaattatttttaaaaatgaaactttcatatattctagattccctacatgtaaagtaaaacatttcaaaagttttttttttaaattttgatgattagagcgtacagctcatgaaagtccaaaatccagtatttcaaaatattagaatatttcctaaaatcaatcaaaaaatggatttgcaaaacagaaaagttcaagttctttaaagtatgttcttttgtgcactcaatacttgatcggcaggacatattacagcaaatgacttgctcctagcacaaattactgcatcagtgaagtgtggcatggaagtgatcagcctgtggcactgctgaggcactattgagccttcagatcatctgtatattgttggatcgactgtttctcatctttctcttgaaaatatcccatagattcaggtcaggcatattggctggccaataaagcacagtaatatcatggtcagcaaaccacttggaagtggtttttgcactgtgggcaggtgctaaagtcctgctggaaaaggaaatcagcatctccataaagcttgtcagcagatggaagcataaagtgcttcaaaatctcctggaagatggctgcattgactttgcacttgataaaacacaatggaccaacaccagcagacgtcacgccccccccaaatcattattgacttcagaaacttcacactagacttcaagcagcttggattctgtgcctctccagtcttccttcagactctgggaccatgatttcaacatgaaatgcaaaatttacttttatctgaaaagaggactttcgaccactgttcactgtccagttctttttctccttagcccaggtaagatgcttctgacattgtctctggttcagaagt contains:
- the LOC127507101 gene encoding intelectin-like — protein: MFSGILLSLSLSLWFCDAKSMGAMHVETEAFCIKSSDTNSNHELGKLLDRIKYVARSCKEILDKYHVYEDGLYYLISPRGVLYQTFCDMTTAGGGWTLVASVHENNMYGKCTVGDRWSSEQGSNANRPDGEGTWANRVTFGTAEAATSDDYKNPGYFEIAAQDVSVWHVPNNMALENWSTASILRYHTENRFLTLHGGNLLNLFKKFPVRFGIGTCNTDNGPTIPIVYDTGNVDSTKKLYGPNSREIFEPGFITFRVFNTEKAAMAICSGVKPTGCHTEHFCIGGGGHFPEGVPKQCGDFTSFDWDGYGTNTGWSASKEITEAAVLLFYR